Proteins encoded within one genomic window of Macaca fascicularis isolate 582-1 chromosome 16, T2T-MFA8v1.1:
- the RDM1 gene encoding RAD52 motif-containing protein 1 isoform X3, giving the protein MAELVPFAVPIESDKTLLVWELSSGPTAEALHVRLGTRHKAVQHQALALNSSRCQELANYYFGFNGWSKRIIKLQELSDLEERENEDSMVPLPKQSLKFFCALEVMLPSYDCRSPGVGLVEEPVDKVEEGPLSFLMKRKTAQKLAIQKALSDAFQKLLIVVLESGKIAVEYRPSEDIIDVRCEEELHGLIQVHCSPWKQCGQEEEEYLSDFSLEEEEFRLPELD; this is encoded by the exons ATGGCGGAGTTGGTTCCTTTTGCGGTTCCCATCGAGAGTGACAAAACCTTGCTAGTGTGGGAACTGAGCTCCGGACCTACGGCCGAGGCTTTGCAT GTTCGTCTTGGCACCAGACATAAGGCAGTTCAACATCAAGCTCTTGCCCTGAATAGTTCCCGATGCCAAGAACTGGCGAATTACTACTTTGGTTTCAATGGGTGGTCCAAAAGGATCATCAAG CTTCAGGAGCTTTCTGAccttgaagaaagagaaaatgaagatagCATGGTGCCACTTCCGAAGCAAAGCCTGAAGTTCTTCTGTGCTTTAGAGGTGATGTTGCCATCCTATGATTGCAGGAGTCCTGGCGTTGGCTTGGTGGAGGAGCCTGTGGATAAGGTGGAAGAAG GACCGTTATCGTTCCTTATGAAAAGGAAGACAGCCCAGAAGCTTGCTATTCAGAAGGCTTTGTCAGACGCATTCCAGAAACTGTTGATTGTTGTTCTAG AAAGTGGTAAAATAGCTGTGGAGTACAGACCCAGTGAAGACATCATAGATGTCAGATGCGAAGAAGAACTACACGGTTTAATTCAA GTCCATTGCTCTCCCTGGAAGCAGTGTGGCCAAGAGGAGGAAGAGTATCTCTCCGATTTCAGCTTGGAGGAGGAAGAGTTCAGGCTCCCAGAACTTGACTAG
- the RDM1 gene encoding RAD52 motif-containing protein 1 isoform X1, giving the protein MAELVPFAVPIESDKTLLVWELSSGPTAEALHHSLFTAFSQFGLLYSVRVFPNAAVAHPGFYAVIKFYSARAARRAQKACDRKQLFQKSPVKVRLGTRHKAVQHQALALNSSRCQELANYYFGFNGWSKRIIKLQELSDLEERENEDSMVPLPKQSLKFFCALEVMLPSYDCRSPGVGLVEEPVDKVEEGPLSFLMKRKTAQKLAIQKALSDAFQKLLIVVLESGKIAVEYRPSEDIIDVRCEEELHGLIQVHCSPWKQCGQEEEEYLSDFSLEEEEFRLPELD; this is encoded by the exons ATGGCGGAGTTGGTTCCTTTTGCGGTTCCCATCGAGAGTGACAAAACCTTGCTAGTGTGGGAACTGAGCTCCGGACCTACGGCCGAGGCTTTGCAT CATTCTCTGTTCACAGCATTTTCCCAGTTTGGCCTTCTGTATTCAGTCCGGGTCTTCCCAAATGCTGCAGTGGCCCATCCTGGTTTCTATGCCGTCATTAAGTTTTACTCAGCAAGGGCTGCCCGCAGAGCCCAAAAGGCATGCGACCGGAAGCAGCTTTTTCAGAAATCTCCAGTCAAG GTTCGTCTTGGCACCAGACATAAGGCAGTTCAACATCAAGCTCTTGCCCTGAATAGTTCCCGATGCCAAGAACTGGCGAATTACTACTTTGGTTTCAATGGGTGGTCCAAAAGGATCATCAAG CTTCAGGAGCTTTCTGAccttgaagaaagagaaaatgaagatagCATGGTGCCACTTCCGAAGCAAAGCCTGAAGTTCTTCTGTGCTTTAGAGGTGATGTTGCCATCCTATGATTGCAGGAGTCCTGGCGTTGGCTTGGTGGAGGAGCCTGTGGATAAGGTGGAAGAAG GACCGTTATCGTTCCTTATGAAAAGGAAGACAGCCCAGAAGCTTGCTATTCAGAAGGCTTTGTCAGACGCATTCCAGAAACTGTTGATTGTTGTTCTAG AAAGTGGTAAAATAGCTGTGGAGTACAGACCCAGTGAAGACATCATAGATGTCAGATGCGAAGAAGAACTACACGGTTTAATTCAA GTCCATTGCTCTCCCTGGAAGCAGTGTGGCCAAGAGGAGGAAGAGTATCTCTCCGATTTCAGCTTGGAGGAGGAAGAGTTCAGGCTCCCAGAACTTGACTAG
- the RDM1 gene encoding RAD52 motif-containing protein 1 isoform X2 produces MAELVPFAVPIESDKTLLVWELSSGPTAEALHHSLFTAFSQFGLLYSVRVFPNAAVAHPGFYAVIKFYSARAARRAQKACDRKQLFQKSPVKVRLGTRHKAVQHQALALNSSRCQELANYYFGFNGWSKRIIKLQELSDLEERENEDSMVPLPKQSLKFFCALEVMLPSYDCRSPGVGLVEEPVDKVEEGPLSFLMKRKTAQKLAIQKALSDAFQKLLIVVLGGGPDCSQLSNLDNSPSSESLTSLIISCQV; encoded by the exons ATGGCGGAGTTGGTTCCTTTTGCGGTTCCCATCGAGAGTGACAAAACCTTGCTAGTGTGGGAACTGAGCTCCGGACCTACGGCCGAGGCTTTGCAT CATTCTCTGTTCACAGCATTTTCCCAGTTTGGCCTTCTGTATTCAGTCCGGGTCTTCCCAAATGCTGCAGTGGCCCATCCTGGTTTCTATGCCGTCATTAAGTTTTACTCAGCAAGGGCTGCCCGCAGAGCCCAAAAGGCATGCGACCGGAAGCAGCTTTTTCAGAAATCTCCAGTCAAG GTTCGTCTTGGCACCAGACATAAGGCAGTTCAACATCAAGCTCTTGCCCTGAATAGTTCCCGATGCCAAGAACTGGCGAATTACTACTTTGGTTTCAATGGGTGGTCCAAAAGGATCATCAAG CTTCAGGAGCTTTCTGAccttgaagaaagagaaaatgaagatagCATGGTGCCACTTCCGAAGCAAAGCCTGAAGTTCTTCTGTGCTTTAGAGGTGATGTTGCCATCCTATGATTGCAGGAGTCCTGGCGTTGGCTTGGTGGAGGAGCCTGTGGATAAGGTGGAAGAAG GACCGTTATCGTTCCTTATGAAAAGGAAGACAGCCCAGAAGCTTGCTATTCAGAAGGCTTTGTCAGACGCATTCCAGAAACTGTTGATTGTTGTTCTAG GAGGTGGCCCTGATTGCTCTCAGCtttccaacctggacaacagccCTTCTAGTGAAAGTCTTACTTCCTTGATCATCAGCTGTCAAGTCTGA